GCTGTTACTAGAAGCAAGACAAAGGCAAATATAGCGCCCCCGATTAAGTAATGGATTGGAAGTTCTTCGTTGTGCCCGTTCTTGTCTTTAAACTTGCTTGCTTGTGCAAGACTTTTCATAGCTACTGCAATGACAGGTAGAGAAAGTATCAAACCAGCTATTGACCCTCCAAGGAGCATACCAATACCTAGTGGTCTTGTCATTGTGCCATATACATAACTACTTATTGCACTTCCTTGAACATCTGCTGGAATCCACCCAAGGCTCTTGACTACTGGAGTTATAATGTAGTAAGAGAGCACACCACCCGCAAGAACTATTAGACCATTTCTTCCTGTAATTAAACCCATACCAAATACCATGAGTGAGAGAGCAATTGTTAAGTTGACCCATTCTGGGAGATGAAGTGCTGCTCCTAAGTCCACAACTTCAGGTATAACATGTGGCAACCCAAAGATTGGGAACTGCTGAATGAGATAAATTACTGCGCTAAGAACCATACCAAAAAACAAAAGCCTTGCCTTTTCTATTCCACTTCCAGGAGTCTTAAGTATAGTAGCAACTGCAGTCCCTGTTGGGAACCTAAGTCTGTCTATTTCGATCATCTGCTTTCTAAGTGGGATTATGAATGTTATACCTAAGATGGCTCCAGCTGCAGTTGCTAGGAAGAAGTACAGGGTATTTATCTCCTGATGGAGTGACATTATGTAAAGTGCTGGGATTGTGAAAATGACACCTGATACTGAGATATTAACTGCTGAGGCAACTGTCTGGACAATATTATTCTCTACTACCGTACCTTTCTTTAGGATACCTCTAAGAATTCCCCAACCTACTATTGCCGCTATGGCAGAGCCTCCTGAGGTAAAACCCATAATCATACCAGCATAAGTAAAGCTTGCAGCCATGAATGCTCCCCAAAGAACTCCTAAGACTATCGCAGCAGGTGTTACTTCTCTATAACTTTCTTCCCTCTTTGCGAGAGCTTGTCCAGCATATCTCTCCATTTTTCAACCCCCTGTACATTTTTGTACATGTTGCTCATGTCCTATACTCAAGATACAAAAGCAAGACATCTTGTCTTTTTTGAACATATAAAGTTTTTCAGACCGTTTAAATCCATTGAAGAGAAATAAAACTCAGCAGAACCACCAAAAAAGCAGTTATGTAGGACTTTTATCATGAAACCCATGAAATGCACAAGATGCCAGAGAAAGTTACGTGAATGTAACTTCACTAATAATAATGTTCATTAGTATACAACATCTAGAAAAAATATTCTATAGATTGCCAGGTCTAATCGAAAAATTTTCGAAAAAGGTAAAAACAAATTTAGTTTTAAATACTCGTAAATTTCTGCAAAAAAATCTTGAGGTCTGTCTTAAAAGGTTCCTCTGTGTTTTGAATCTCTCTCTCCAGCAGATTAATAAAACTTTCTTCATCCTGAGTTATCGAACTTAGTTCTCTAATTTTTTTCTCTAACTTTTCATAATATTCAATATAAGGCCTCGTTTCAAAGAGTGCCTTTTCAATCTTTTCTATCATGTTTCCTTACCTCCTACAAACCAATACCACCATACTTTTTCAAGATCTTCTCGTTGGCCCAATATTATGAAATATCGTACTAAGGCTATATTTATGAAAATCAGCAAGATCGTGAAAATATAGTATGAGGGAATAGTAATACTAAGAAACGCAAAATAGTCCCAAAGGAAGTGAAGTAGTATTGCTAATGCAAAGTAACTAGAAAGTGTTTGAAGTTTACCTTCGGCCTTTAATCCATAGCCCACTCCTATTATTGCGCTCCATGTAGCATGAGCAAATGGGGTCAAAAAGCCCCTCACTATAGTAGCTCCAACCCCAAAACCAATACCATATAAAAAGTTTTCAGTTGCTGCAAAACCCAAGCCGGCTGCTACACCATAGACTACTCCATCCATAATCCCATCCATTTGTCCAGCTTTAAAAGGGAATCTAATGGCCAGAGCTTTCGCTGGTTCTTCTACAATACCCGCTATTAATGCCATTGAGAAAGCAGTTGCCGGTAAGAGGGCATATCCAAACTCACCTTCTACTAGGAAGGCCTCTAAAACCATTGCAACGCCAACTGAAAGTGTTGCTCCCAGGAGGAATGTGGCAATTACGAATCTTTTGGGCTCTGGCTCGTATTTATCCTCATGATAGAAATACCACAATAATCCAAGAGCAGGAGCATAAGCAAAGAAGACTATCGTGCTAAAAATATCCATGTTATCACCAAAAGAATTAACTTCATTAAGAATTTTAAACTTTTGTGATTATTCACATTCTTCGAAGGGCCTCTACTAGTTCACTCAGCTTTCCAAAACTTAACAGTTCTGTCTCTAAGGGAACAAGAACTTCAAAGAGTGCGGAATTTAGGTCTCTTAGAAAGGGAGAGACTATTTCCCTGAGAATGTCGTTTCCATAGGCCCAAGGTGAGAATGCAGGAAGGACTACTAGGTCCTCGCCCTTCAAAAAAATAGGTACCTTTATCAAGGCTCCTACTTCATCTCGCAACCTTATTGACGGATGCTCATGTCCTATAATGAATCGGTCGCCTTCTACAAGTTTATGACCATGAACAACTTTCCACTCACTAATCTCAATCTCGTCCAGAACCTCAATTCCCAAGCTTTTTATCCAAAATATACCTACATCATGATTTCCCCGTATTACAATTATCTCTCTTACTAAAGGCAAAATTTCACTAAAGAACGCCTCAACCTCGATTTTTTCTCGTCTAAATGGGACAAAAGAGTGCTTGAGATCGCCATTTATGATAAGCCTTTTGGGTCGTTCCCTTAATACTAAACCTTTAAGCAAAGTGAGCATTTGATTAAAAGCTTTTGGAAGATAGATACCTTCTTGAGCCAAACTCTCTTCGTAACCTAAGTGAAGATCTGCTATTATCAGGTTGTCTTTAATTTTGATAGCTTTCTGGGGAAGAAGTTCTATTTTCATGGTAACAGATTATACAAATGTGTTTTTAAATTTTCAATCTGACTTCCTCCCCACTCTGAACGGCGAGGCTTTCAAAAGAGAAAGTAAAAAGTTGAGAAAATTAAATACCTCGTT
The sequence above is drawn from the Thermococcus sp. EP1 genome and encodes:
- a CDS encoding OPT family oligopeptide transporter → MERYAGQALAKREESYREVTPAAIVLGVLWGAFMAASFTYAGMIMGFTSGGSAIAAIVGWGILRGILKKGTVVENNIVQTVASAVNISVSGVIFTIPALYIMSLHQEINTLYFFLATAAGAILGITFIIPLRKQMIEIDRLRFPTGTAVATILKTPGSGIEKARLLFFGMVLSAVIYLIQQFPIFGLPHVIPEVVDLGAALHLPEWVNLTIALSLMVFGMGLITGRNGLIVLAGGVLSYYIITPVVKSLGWIPADVQGSAISSYVYGTMTRPLGIGMLLGGSIAGLILSLPVIAVAMKSLAQASKFKDKNGHNEELPIHYLIGGAIFAFVLLLVTAYKLGNLGLGRSLLTALIGVAWIFIASLLVAMSTGMTDWSPVSGLSLVSVMILLYLTNKNVPLTILMGATVGVAISGAADMMQDLKTGHMVGAVPSRQQKVELLTGWLGPIIALTVVGLIWNAYGIGNDKVPAPQAMALKSMVEAVLGGSVPIDKFIAGGLLGFLLSLSGVPGLGVLVGLSMYLPMLYIIPYGIGCVVNEVAKRKKGYEFIVEKVLPFAAGLMVGEAAMTLLFAVLTVAGVLHP
- a CDS encoding PrsW family intramembrane metalloprotease is translated as MDIFSTIVFFAYAPALGLLWYFYHEDKYEPEPKRFVIATFLLGATLSVGVAMVLEAFLVEGEFGYALLPATAFSMALIAGIVEEPAKALAIRFPFKAGQMDGIMDGVVYGVAAGLGFAATENFLYGIGFGVGATIVRGFLTPFAHATWSAIIGVGYGLKAEGKLQTLSSYFALAILLHFLWDYFAFLSITIPSYYIFTILLIFINIALVRYFIILGQREDLEKVWWYWFVGGKET
- a CDS encoding metallophosphoesterase codes for the protein MKIELLPQKAIKIKDNLIIADLHLGYEESLAQEGIYLPKAFNQMLTLLKGLVLRERPKRLIINGDLKHSFVPFRREKIEVEAFFSEILPLVREIIVIRGNHDVGIFWIKSLGIEVLDEIEISEWKVVHGHKLVEGDRFIIGHEHPSIRLRDEVGALIKVPIFLKGEDLVVLPAFSPWAYGNDILREIVSPFLRDLNSALFEVLVPLETELLSFGKLSELVEALRRM